The region CGGCACCATGGATGTCGCGGCCAAGGACTATCAGTTGCCCAAGCATCGCGAGGATTTCGGGCAAACCCTGGGCGCCTGGGGCATGGGGGACGGCCCTTACATGGTCCTGCCCCTGCTCGGCCCCTCCAACCCGCGCGACGCCTTGGGCAGTGGCATCGACATGGTGTCCCATCCCCTGTTCTGGGTGCCCGGCGGCGACATCGGCACCATGGTGTCGGGGGGGCGGACCTACGCCACGTTGGCGAGCGAGTATGGCGGCCACGTCAACGAGATGGATGAGTTGCGCAAGACCTCGCTCGACTACTATGCCACCATGCGCAGCCTCTACACCCAGATGCGGCGTTCCGAGGTCAAGAACATCGAGGGCAGCAAGGGGCAGACGGCTCCCGTTGATTACTACTCCGAGGGCGCTCCCGCGAAATAAGCCGCGTGGGGGGCGGTCATGGGGAGGGCGGTGTCCCTCCCTTTTTTATGCGCCGAACTGGCGCGCGCGACCGGGGCCGAGGCGGTCCTGGCTGCGCGGAGCTGGGGGCCCGAGGCGGCGACCGAGGCTCGGGTCGCGGCGGCCCTGGCTGGGCTTGGGGTGGCCTTTCAGAGTCATGCGGGCCTGCTGCTGCATGATCCCGAGCGGCTGACCACTCGCAGCGGAACCCCGTATGGGGTGTTCACGCCGTTTTGGAACACCTTGGTCAAGACCGTGGATCCCGGCCGTCCCGAGCCCGCTCCGACCCGGGTGCCGGCGCCGCCGACCCTGCCGGCGAGCGAGCGCCTGGAGGACTGGGCCCTGCGCCCGAGCGCGCCGGATTGGGCGGCTGGCCTGCGCGCGGCCTGGACGCCGGGCGAGGCCAGCGCCCAAGAGCGGCTTGATGCTTTTTTGGCGGCAGGGCTGGAGGGCTATGCCGATCTGCGCGACCGACCCGACCGGCCGGCGACCTCGAAGCTGGCACCATCCTTGGCCTGGGGCGAGATATCGCCGCGCCAGATCTGGTCGGCCTGCCAGATGCGCCCGCCGTCGCCGGGGCGCGAGGGGTTTTTGCGGCAACTCGGCTGGCGGGAGTTTTGTTATCACGGGCTGCATCGCTTTCCCGACATGGCCGAGCGTCCGCTCAAGGCGCCGTTCGCCCGCTTTCCCTGGGCGGGGCCCGAGGAGAGCCAGGCGGCGCTGGCTCGCTGGCGCCGGGGGCTGACGGGGTATCCGCTGGTGGATGCTGGGATGCGCGCGCTGTGGGCTACGGGCTGGATGCATAACCGGGTCCGCATGGTGGTCGCCTCGTTTTTGGTGAAGCATCTTTTGGTGGACTGGCGGGCCGGGCTCGCGTGGTTTCACGACACACTGGTGGATGCCGACCCGGCCAACAACCCGGCGGGCTGGCAGTGGGTGGCGGGCTGTGGCTCTGATGCCGCGCCGTATTTCCGCATCTTCAATCCCGTGACCCAGGCCGAGCGCTTCGACC is a window of Pararhodospirillum photometricum DSM 122 DNA encoding:
- a CDS encoding cryptochrome/photolyase family protein → MSLPFLCAELARATGAEAVLAARSWGPEAATEARVAAALAGLGVAFQSHAGLLLHDPERLTTRSGTPYGVFTPFWNTLVKTVDPGRPEPAPTRVPAPPTLPASERLEDWALRPSAPDWAAGLRAAWTPGEASAQERLDAFLAAGLEGYADLRDRPDRPATSKLAPSLAWGEISPRQIWSACQMRPPSPGREGFLRQLGWREFCYHGLHRFPDMAERPLKAPFARFPWAGPEESQAALARWRRGLTGYPLVDAGMRALWATGWMHNRVRMVVASFLVKHLLVDWRAGLAWFHDTLVDADPANNPAGWQWVAGCGSDAAPYFRIFNPVTQAERFDPEGAYVRRWVPELARLPAPVIHRPWTASALDLAAAGVRLGQNYPRPQVDHPQARARALAALASLDEGRKGQEKQHGELF
- a CDS encoding MlaA family lipoprotein, producing MTQVNRKKSGFWGQVARAGILAVAVSSTASCASAPQGDELVSDPMEPWNRYVFAVNDLIYTFLRPWIAPYMVLPDKGKEAVDNVVHNVKTPVILLNDLLQGEATRAWVTTQRFFINTTLGVLGTMDVAAKDYQLPKHREDFGQTLGAWGMGDGPYMVLPLLGPSNPRDALGSGIDMVSHPLFWVPGGDIGTMVSGGRTYATLASEYGGHVNEMDELRKTSLDYYATMRSLYTQMRRSEVKNIEGSKGQTAPVDYYSEGAPAK